In the genome of Candidatus Bathyarchaeia archaeon, one region contains:
- a CDS encoding C25 family cysteine peptidase — MSKMFTRAVLLSSFVFLAILLLTCLSQLPVVLSTDSPSNEPLVIVIAESGMYDEIATSLQQYKEDVEKSGFSLNITTSNQLLNGTKEGVREYLQRFWRLRNQTVIGALLVGDIAEAWYEVGSNKFPTDVYFMDLNGIWVDTSGNGIYDKHLDTSGPEIWVGRLKVSTVNGDPIDLLKRYFDRNSQYRNQLTSIPWWRTLLYMDDQGVAQNHDARTPLGYIAPQVISVTNGRTTNADDYKQRLQDEVGFQWLYLMSHGNSTYHTFQVPSKETFYEWDGTVYASDYRTLNPHVYFYHFFVCSGGRYVDEDYLAGASVFGNDYGLLAVASTDDTYTFPYDGFYKALSEGQMIGTAFLQWLKNSTADYMRRTSTGLSPFNLLSDSDYDTLLHSMVIIGDPTLRLRIENHGIEVAGVTAAMQNVSGTETLVVSFTVENTGDFPEAFNATVHIDSNLVYESSLMLESKGNRSITFFPKDASKYIWSDFIHHQVRVEVSSGSWEFDVENNVRYEYFVSKIIPKSILADLPEVIFALGGVLFFGLMGWGFLRLLMSDRPLYYAHRGLARVSAWVRTALLRRT; from the coding sequence ATGTCGAAGATGTTTACAAGAGCGGTTTTGTTATCCAGTTTTGTGTTCTTGGCAATCTTGCTGCTCACCTGCCTTAGCCAGCTTCCCGTTGTGTTATCAACAGATTCGCCGTCTAACGAGCCTTTGGTCATCGTCATAGCCGAGTCTGGGATGTACGATGAGATTGCGACTTCTCTGCAGCAGTACAAGGAAGATGTTGAGAAATCTGGGTTCTCACTGAATATTACCACGTCAAATCAGCTCTTGAACGGAACGAAGGAGGGGGTCAGGGAGTATCTTCAGAGGTTTTGGAGATTAAGGAACCAAACCGTCATTGGAGCCTTGTTAGTTGGGGACATCGCTGAGGCGTGGTACGAGGTGGGGTCAAACAAGTTTCCAACAGATGTCTATTTCATGGATTTGAATGGGATATGGGTGGACACGAGTGGCAATGGAATCTACGATAAGCATTTGGACACATCGGGACCAGAAATATGGGTTGGGCGACTCAAGGTATCAACTGTCAATGGTGACCCAATTGATCTGTTGAAAAGATACTTTGACAGAAATAGTCAATACAGAAATCAACTTACATCGATTCCTTGGTGGCGAACTCTATTGTACATGGACGACCAAGGAGTGGCTCAGAATCACGATGCCAGGACACCGCTGGGCTACATCGCTCCTCAAGTAATCTCAGTAACAAATGGCCGAACAACCAACGCCGATGATTATAAACAGAGGCTTCAGGACGAAGTTGGTTTCCAGTGGCTTTATCTAATGTCTCATGGAAACTCAACTTATCACACATTTCAGGTTCCTTCAAAAGAGACTTTTTACGAATGGGACGGCACAGTTTATGCTTCTGACTACCGGACCCTCAACCCTCACGTGTACTTCTACCACTTTTTCGTTTGCTCCGGGGGCAGATACGTTGATGAAGACTATCTGGCTGGAGCATCGGTTTTCGGAAACGACTACGGCCTTCTCGCTGTTGCTTCAACCGATGACACGTACACTTTTCCGTATGATGGCTTTTACAAGGCTCTGTCCGAAGGCCAGATGATCGGTACAGCCTTTCTTCAATGGCTCAAGAACAGCACCGCAGATTACATGCGGCGCACATCGACGGGTTTGTCTCCGTTCAATTTGCTGAGCGACAGCGATTATGACACCCTGCTTCACAGCATGGTCATAATAGGCGACCCAACACTTCGTTTGCGTATTGAAAACCACGGCATTGAAGTCGCGGGTGTGACGGCAGCGATGCAGAATGTTTCAGGCACAGAGACGTTAGTCGTGTCGTTCACGGTTGAGAACACAGGAGACTTCCCCGAAGCGTTCAATGCAACTGTCCACATTGATTCCAATTTGGTCTATGAGAGTAGTCTGATGCTTGAGTCGAAGGGCAATCGGTCGATAACGTTCTTTCCGAAAGATGCATCCAAGTACATATGGAGCGATTTTATCCATCACCAGGTTCGGGTTGAAGTCAGTTCTGGGTCGTGGGAGTTTGATGTTGAAAACAATGTCAGGTACGAGTATTTCGTGAGCAAAATCATCCCTAAGTCGATACTAGCGGATCTTCCTGAAGTGATCTTTGCTTTAGGTGGAGTCTTGTTCTTTGGTTTGATGGGTTGGGGTTTTCTGAGATTGTTAATGTCTGATAGGCCATTGTATTATGCTCACCGTGGTCTTGCGAGAGTGAGCGCGTGGGTCAGGACAGCTTTACTCCGCAGAACCTAG
- a CDS encoding cohesin domain-containing protein: MKREALFVLLLTVSVVLISTPVEIGKSALAPLLYVHDPLTQGDVSSAAVGQAFTVDIRIADVLNMVGYEFYLKWNTSLLDFISVKEGPFLNSSGAYQSFFVPKYPGSQGWPFTDTVYVADALYAPQLSTSASESGVLARITFEALAEGVGTLDLYSSILVQFDPFTPREITHSREVGYFAYPLPKVVAEPPEVLGIVPGESFNVSINAVNVVGVYNWTLKMRWTASLLNATGVVEESFLSDAGITGFTSSVDQSGGTLYVNATLTGAPSEGVSGNGTLATITFSAETRGSTDLELFDVRLYKQDGLVSPAAVESSSFTNTQRDASIIDSSISSNSVSKGQKVDITVVVKNNGVENETFTVRVDYDSQSVRSVTVNNLVPGATQTLSYEWDTSNVEPRTYTIKATIVETIPGEVNKADNTRTIGTVTVSGGGGIDFNLLLIGGVVAVVVVAAVVGFLFLRRRK; encoded by the coding sequence GTGAAAAGAGAAGCCTTGTTTGTTTTGTTGTTGACCGTTTCGGTTGTGCTTATTTCAACACCCGTTGAAATAGGCAAATCGGCTCTAGCCCCATTGTTGTATGTTCATGACCCGCTGACGCAAGGAGACGTTAGTTCAGCCGCAGTTGGTCAAGCTTTCACAGTGGACATAAGGATTGCAGATGTTTTGAACATGGTTGGTTATGAGTTCTACCTGAAATGGAATACGAGTCTGCTGGACTTCATTAGCGTGAAAGAGGGGCCATTCCTCAATTCAAGCGGGGCGTATCAGAGCTTTTTCGTACCTAAATATCCAGGTTCCCAGGGTTGGCCTTTTACGGACACAGTCTATGTAGCGGACGCACTTTACGCTCCCCAGTTGTCCACGTCTGCTTCAGAAAGCGGTGTCCTAGCTAGAATAACATTCGAAGCGTTAGCTGAAGGAGTCGGCACACTCGACCTTTACAGTAGTATACTTGTTCAATTTGATCCATTCACGCCAAGAGAAATCACTCATTCTCGCGAAGTCGGTTATTTTGCTTATCCGTTGCCGAAAGTTGTTGCTGAACCTCCAGAAGTGTTAGGCATAGTGCCGGGTGAGAGCTTCAATGTCAGTATCAACGCCGTTAATGTTGTCGGTGTCTACAATTGGACTCTGAAAATGAGGTGGACCGCGAGTCTGTTGAATGCTACAGGCGTTGTTGAAGAGTCGTTCCTCAGCGATGCAGGCATCACGGGTTTCACGAGTTCAGTTGATCAGAGTGGCGGCACCCTTTACGTTAATGCAACGTTGACTGGTGCTCCTTCGGAAGGTGTCTCTGGGAACGGCACCTTGGCAACGATTACGTTCAGCGCGGAGACGCGTGGCAGCACAGACCTTGAACTGTTCGATGTCAGATTGTACAAGCAGGATGGTTTGGTTTCGCCGGCTGCGGTTGAGAGTAGTTCTTTCACTAATACGCAGCGTGACGCATCGATTATTGACTCGTCGATTTCCTCTAATTCGGTGTCGAAGGGGCAGAAGGTTGACATTACTGTGGTTGTCAAGAACAATGGAGTGGAAAATGAGACTTTCACAGTCAGAGTTGACTATGACAGCCAGTCCGTTCGAAGCGTTACGGTGAATAATCTTGTTCCTGGAGCAACGCAGACTTTGAGTTACGAATGGGATACTTCAAACGTTGAGCCTAGGACGTACACGATCAAAGCTACGATTGTGGAGACGATTCCAGGCGAAGTCAACAAGGCGGATAACACTCGTACGATTGGCACTGTCACTGTTTCAGGCGGCGGAGGCATCGACTTCAACCTATTATTAATAGGTGGAGTAGTGGCAGTCGTCGTAGTTGCTGCCGTCGTGGGATTTCTCTTCCTTAGAAGAAGAAAGTAA
- a CDS encoding Ig-like domain repeat protein, whose amino-acid sequence MKTNKTASTIVFILILNMIIIGEGVYSQPLPDNTIFIDPPSLTDEANILTRFTININVSNIEGLHGWSIKLRYNPALLYTNSSLIREGSFLKSGGSTLWAPPRIEEDYLAIGSMITDYAWADGSGTLANVTFVVRRRGETILHLFATKLDDVDINPILHTSQDGYFRNMEPTQLPTARYTYFAQAYNVSFNASSSYSPGGTIQSYLWFWDPPDSRDTNRSTSTTNPVTFHLYPGTIPPKQENASVKLIVTDSSNVTSNILVALITFGIAIHELAVLSVEASPHSVLIGNLSTTTVNVNISNNGNQLESTTVTLSYNSTYFDFQNITATQWTTLYTVEVNALAGFENRTVVYIWNTTGYAQGFYAIKAEASPVQGEENTTNNIQTGSMRIVSVLHAPVAIFTFNPVNPYAFERVVFNGSLSYDPDGVIERYRWNFGDSNSTTTTESSVTHAYNKAGNFSVTLTVTDDDAINKNATQLITVQKLATTTSVSVSPITTIRVGSTAVISGEVANVRSPVNVTIFKRAQGEGIWDTLTDLKTDQNGLFSHDWSPSTAGVNEFKAEWNGDDAYQGSTSNTILVAAKFSSIVTLSTNQTYIALGQTATLNGSINATSSGSTITIDLKSSDGSWNPIGHTVSDENGRYTFQWRPNSTGTHELRAMWNGDDQAFGSISSTITVVAKLNSVISLSTDQEYVSLGQAITLNGSISPTTIGAVVTIEYKLNNGSWNLLVKLHTDENGWFKFDWRPDSTGTYELRAKWTGSNQAFASESNTTTVTVVQNPPNLTTYALYAAAIIILIAAAAALAWTRRH is encoded by the coding sequence GTGAAGACCAACAAGACAGCATCAACCATTGTCTTCATACTAATCCTGAACATGATAATCATAGGCGAAGGAGTTTATTCACAACCTCTTCCAGACAACACAATTTTCATAGATCCGCCAAGCCTCACAGACGAAGCAAACATTCTCACACGCTTCACCATCAACATTAACGTCTCGAACATAGAAGGGCTTCACGGCTGGTCAATCAAACTCAGATATAATCCTGCGCTTCTTTACACAAACAGCAGCTTGATCAGAGAAGGCTCTTTCCTAAAAAGTGGCGGATCAACACTGTGGGCACCGCCGCGAATTGAGGAAGACTACCTTGCAATAGGCTCAATGATCACTGATTATGCATGGGCTGACGGAAGCGGAACCCTAGCAAACGTTACGTTTGTCGTAAGGAGAAGAGGAGAAACAATCCTTCACCTTTTTGCCACGAAACTAGATGATGTTGACATTAACCCAATTCTCCACACATCGCAGGACGGCTACTTCAGAAACATGGAGCCAACCCAATTACCCACAGCAAGGTACACGTACTTTGCGCAAGCCTACAATGTCTCCTTTAACGCTTCCTCAAGCTATTCGCCAGGCGGCACGATCCAAAGTTACTTGTGGTTTTGGGACCCCCCAGATTCAAGAGACACGAATAGAAGTACCAGCACAACAAATCCAGTAACGTTCCATCTATACCCAGGAACAATACCACCTAAACAGGAGAACGCATCAGTCAAACTGATCGTAACAGACAGCAGCAATGTGACAAGCAACATTCTAGTAGCCCTCATAACCTTCGGAATTGCCATCCACGAGTTAGCCGTACTATCTGTTGAAGCTTCACCCCACAGCGTTCTAATCGGCAACCTCAGCACTACCACAGTCAACGTCAACATCAGCAACAACGGGAACCAACTCGAAAGCACGACTGTCACACTCTCATACAACTCGACCTACTTCGACTTCCAGAACATAACAGCAACCCAATGGACGACACTGTACACAGTCGAAGTCAACGCTCTGGCTGGATTCGAAAACAGAACAGTCGTTTACATCTGGAACACAACAGGCTATGCCCAAGGCTTCTACGCAATAAAAGCTGAAGCAAGCCCGGTGCAAGGAGAAGAAAACACAACTAACAACATCCAAACGGGCTCAATGAGAATTGTATCTGTGCTTCACGCCCCAGTCGCGATCTTCACTTTTAACCCAGTCAATCCTTACGCATTTGAAAGAGTTGTCTTCAACGGTTCTCTGAGCTACGATCCAGACGGAGTCATAGAACGCTACAGGTGGAATTTCGGAGACTCCAATTCAACGACCACAACAGAATCGTCAGTAACCCACGCCTATAACAAAGCTGGAAACTTCTCCGTGACTCTAACGGTGACCGACGACGATGCAATCAACAAAAACGCAACCCAGTTGATTACCGTTCAAAAACTCGCAACAACAACATCAGTCTCAGTATCTCCAATCACGACAATAAGGGTTGGTTCAACAGCCGTAATAAGTGGCGAAGTCGCCAACGTCAGGTCACCCGTCAACGTTACAATTTTCAAGCGAGCACAAGGAGAAGGCATTTGGGACACCCTCACCGATTTGAAAACAGATCAGAACGGCTTGTTTTCACATGACTGGTCCCCATCCACTGCCGGAGTTAACGAGTTCAAAGCGGAATGGAACGGCGACGACGCATATCAGGGATCAACAAGCAACACCATACTCGTCGCAGCAAAGTTCAGCAGCATCGTCACTCTTTCGACAAACCAAACATACATCGCCCTCGGACAAACAGCAACACTAAACGGGTCGATCAATGCAACCAGCTCCGGATCAACGATCACAATCGACCTCAAATCAAGCGACGGGTCATGGAATCCGATTGGACACACGGTCTCAGACGAAAACGGAAGATATACCTTTCAATGGCGGCCCAACTCAACAGGCACTCACGAATTAAGAGCAATGTGGAATGGAGACGACCAAGCATTCGGATCGATAAGCAGCACCATAACGGTTGTGGCAAAGCTCAACAGCGTCATATCTCTTTCGACAGATCAAGAATACGTCTCCCTTGGTCAGGCAATAACACTGAACGGGTCGATAAGCCCAACCACTATCGGGGCAGTTGTGACAATTGAGTACAAGTTAAACAACGGGTCATGGAACCTGCTTGTTAAGTTGCACACAGACGAAAACGGATGGTTCAAGTTCGACTGGCGCCCAGACTCAACGGGCACCTACGAACTGAGAGCAAAATGGACTGGTAGCAACCAAGCCTTCGCATCAGAAAGCAATACAACAACCGTGACTGTTGTCCAAAACCCCCCAAACTTGACCACATACGCATTATACGCAGCTGCAATCATCATCCTAATCGCCGCAGCCGCAGCCCTCGCTTGGACAAGAAGGCACTAG
- a CDS encoding PKD domain-containing protein, with amino-acid sequence MRIRRTASVFLIVLLISYTASTLFGVILVPKVIAQEEVQVLPALNVYEIGQEFTVDIDVTYVEGVRSWQLELKFDPSIITTDTSMIDEGPFLQSGGQTLFIETVGANTIALSCLITVYSWADGGGRMANVTFRTVGNGRVDLDLFNTVFYDAALIPILDQPAPVDSVFYTTFPRAVFYYLPSTTAQPISGYTTPYHLSRDPFVDEIITFNATAHILEGRFFGSYDPNTATPGDPSGTITNYAWDFSDGTVISGSDPVTTHSFSASITYMVNLTVTDGEGKSTEYLAPVKPIIRDVSVSIIEVVPTLVSPGETVSVKVNITNYGNLGSTERVNVTLYQNDGATDTLIPYNVSRGLRAWSNVHERDPVGGSPPWQFIPGTPPITLNYTWQTAGLPVGNYTMWANISQVNDDAKKFLRDLYFREMDLNLANNIDVWGEVELEEIPNVAVTEIKLTPTLKPPNIIDYGVSQVTVQVKVENTGGFDATFNVTLHQDSTLLTEWTNIFLTSKTSTTLEYMWATSALSRGFYNLTAQASNITGEVENGRTGDNKLILEVLVTSAPVVAFAYSPVKPLVGEAVHIDASASQAAPSWSISTYTWRINGTIQPTYNDMVSIQHSFNSRALFNITLTVTDNATLGSSLSQLIYVGYLPAAQFTFSPVTPKVDETITFDSSSSAPDTATVSGDEIITYMWDFGDGTKVIYAGVNLTETTTHSYARSGNFSVTLKVFDGEDFNATITKFVLVSKITSGVTVSLNAQTIQVGQNVTISGQVTPTRGGAKVSILYKTATTDWTLLQNVTSNQAGSYQHTWTINTAGNYTVKARFAGDDKYVNSESPTANIQVQSTSPPPPPPPSLDLTPYIIGAIILIVVIGVGIYLIRRRK; translated from the coding sequence ATGCGGATTAGACGTACTGCATCCGTATTTCTGATTGTTCTCTTAATATCATATACGGCAAGTACCCTATTCGGCGTTATACTTGTGCCGAAGGTAATAGCGCAAGAGGAAGTTCAAGTCCTCCCTGCTTTGAATGTCTATGAGATAGGGCAAGAGTTCACCGTAGATATTGATGTTACGTACGTTGAGGGAGTTAGAAGCTGGCAACTTGAACTGAAGTTTGATCCAAGTATCATAACTACTGACACGAGCATGATAGACGAGGGGCCCTTCCTTCAGTCTGGTGGACAAACACTCTTCATTGAGACGGTGGGAGCCAATACAATTGCTCTCAGCTGTTTGATCACAGTCTATTCTTGGGCTGATGGCGGAGGGAGAATGGCGAACGTCACATTCCGTACCGTTGGCAATGGAAGAGTGGACCTCGACCTGTTTAACACTGTGTTCTATGATGCGGCTTTGATCCCAATACTTGATCAGCCAGCGCCCGTTGACAGCGTGTTTTATACGACGTTTCCTAGAGCCGTCTTCTATTATCTGCCTTCGACCACTGCTCAACCCATTTCAGGATACACAACCCCATATCATCTGAGCCGAGACCCGTTTGTGGACGAGATCATCACGTTCAACGCAACAGCTCACATACTGGAGGGTCGTTTCTTCGGGAGCTATGATCCAAACACGGCGACGCCAGGCGACCCTTCTGGGACGATAACGAATTATGCGTGGGATTTCAGCGATGGAACCGTAATCTCCGGGAGTGACCCAGTAACGACACACAGTTTCAGCGCTAGTATCACGTATATGGTTAACCTTACGGTGACAGACGGCGAAGGAAAATCAACCGAGTACTTGGCGCCCGTGAAGCCAATAATACGTGACGTGTCGGTTTCCATAATAGAAGTTGTGCCGACCCTAGTCAGTCCAGGTGAAACCGTCTCAGTCAAAGTGAACATCACTAACTATGGAAACCTTGGTAGCACCGAGCGTGTCAACGTGACCCTTTATCAAAATGATGGCGCGACCGACACTCTCATACCATACAATGTCAGCCGAGGGTTACGGGCATGGTCTAACGTTCATGAGAGAGACCCTGTGGGGGGAAGTCCACCTTGGCAGTTTATCCCAGGCACGCCACCAATAACCCTGAACTATACTTGGCAAACAGCGGGTCTTCCTGTAGGCAACTACACCATGTGGGCAAATATCAGCCAGGTTAATGACGACGCCAAGAAATTCCTGAGAGACCTGTACTTCAGAGAAATGGACCTAAATCTGGCGAACAATATTGACGTATGGGGCGAAGTCGAACTCGAAGAAATCCCCAACGTAGCAGTAACCGAAATCAAACTTACACCAACACTGAAACCGCCAAACATTATCGACTACGGAGTCAGCCAAGTTACTGTACAAGTGAAAGTTGAAAACACGGGAGGCTTCGACGCAACCTTTAACGTGACTCTTCATCAAGACTCAACCCTCCTCACAGAATGGACAAACATCTTCCTAACGTCCAAAACGTCAACAACCCTAGAATACATGTGGGCTACTTCAGCTCTTTCAAGAGGTTTCTACAATCTCACCGCGCAAGCAAGCAACATAACAGGAGAAGTTGAAAACGGCAGAACCGGCGACAACAAACTAATCCTTGAGGTTCTAGTAACTAGTGCACCTGTAGTCGCATTTGCTTATTCACCAGTTAAACCTCTCGTAGGAGAAGCAGTCCATATAGACGCTTCAGCCAGTCAAGCAGCACCCAGCTGGTCGATCAGCACGTACACATGGAGAATAAACGGCACCATACAGCCCACATACAATGACATGGTTAGTATCCAACATAGCTTCAACAGCAGGGCACTATTCAACATAACCTTGACAGTGACAGACAACGCCACATTAGGCAGCTCTCTCTCCCAACTCATATACGTCGGCTACCTTCCCGCCGCACAATTCACATTCTCACCCGTTACCCCAAAGGTAGATGAAACAATAACATTCGACTCATCCTCATCAGCTCCAGACACAGCAACAGTCTCAGGCGACGAAATCATAACCTATATGTGGGACTTCGGAGACGGCACAAAGGTCATTTACGCAGGCGTCAACCTCACGGAAACCACAACACACAGTTATGCAAGAAGTGGCAATTTCTCAGTCACACTGAAAGTATTCGACGGCGAAGATTTCAACGCCACAATCACAAAATTCGTTCTAGTGTCCAAAATCACCAGCGGCGTCACAGTCAGCCTAAACGCACAGACAATTCAGGTGGGTCAAAACGTCACAATAAGCGGACAGGTCACACCAACACGTGGCGGAGCAAAAGTCTCCATCCTATACAAAACAGCAACCACCGATTGGACGCTGCTACAAAACGTCACATCAAACCAAGCTGGAAGCTATCAACACACTTGGACGATAAATACTGCTGGAAACTACACAGTCAAAGCACGATTTGCAGGCGACGACAAATACGTCAACAGCGAAAGCCCAACAGCCAACATCCAAGTTCAAAGCACATCACCGCCTCCACCACCGCCTCCATCACTAGATTTGACACCCTACATCATAGGCGCCATCATACTCATTGTCGTCATTGGAGTAGGCATCTACCTAATTAGAAGGCGGAAATAA
- a CDS encoding exo-alpha-sialidase, which yields MSHKKFTSFMLVLLLANVVFMSVVDAFTAPLIWSGEILLTVDPTFTYEDDNGKNITIYFTPLDEFASIISAQNKDVWIAWQSEFPPENPDRFEVFYKVYKGYWTNATQLTNNPSRNNRTPALLQTSDGTVWIFWVSDRTGNNEVFYRTTSNYGASWTSEMQVTNDTRRDGNPAAAQTSDGKVWVVWSRQMNLTTEQILYKTFNGTGWSAENQLTATINVINQLPSIVQAADGKIWVFWSQNMTTTFHIFYRVFNGTGWSDLGQLTTDNRYNIDPTAFVERDGTIWVFWASKTQQAQASYDLYYKTSADNGATWSSSFQFTTNQENDWQPTATQTQDKGIWVIWTSTRDDPNGNPNEDLYQRITVLGDIDHNGAIDISDLGKISMALATDPYNWPHGTGWNEWNPECDLNLDNRVNILDMSIAAVNFGRTA from the coding sequence ATGAGCCACAAGAAATTTACATCCTTCATGCTTGTCCTACTTCTGGCAAATGTCGTGTTCATGTCAGTTGTAGACGCGTTTACTGCTCCGCTTATTTGGTCCGGTGAGATTTTGCTCACAGTTGACCCTACCTTCACTTACGAAGATGACAACGGGAAAAACATCACTATTTACTTTACACCGCTTGACGAGTTTGCTTCTATCATCTCCGCGCAAAACAAAGACGTCTGGATTGCGTGGCAATCCGAGTTTCCGCCAGAAAACCCTGACCGGTTTGAAGTGTTTTACAAGGTTTACAAGGGATACTGGACTAACGCAACTCAGCTCACTAACAATCCGAGCAGGAACAATAGAACTCCGGCATTGCTTCAGACTTCTGATGGCACCGTTTGGATTTTCTGGGTTTCTGACAGAACAGGAAACAACGAGGTTTTTTACAGGACGACGTCTAACTATGGTGCATCATGGACCTCTGAAATGCAGGTGACAAATGACACAAGAAGAGACGGAAATCCAGCTGCTGCGCAAACAAGTGATGGAAAAGTCTGGGTTGTCTGGTCGAGACAGATGAACCTCACAACAGAGCAAATTCTTTACAAGACTTTTAACGGTACAGGTTGGTCAGCTGAGAATCAATTGACTGCAACCATCAATGTCATAAACCAATTGCCATCAATCGTTCAAGCCGCAGATGGCAAGATATGGGTTTTCTGGAGTCAAAATATGACAACGACCTTCCATATCTTTTACAGAGTATTCAACGGAACTGGATGGTCGGATCTAGGTCAGCTTACGACGGACAACAGATATAATATAGATCCGACGGCTTTTGTCGAGAGAGATGGAACGATCTGGGTTTTCTGGGCTTCCAAGACGCAGCAAGCGCAGGCATCATATGACCTCTATTACAAGACTTCTGCAGATAATGGCGCAACGTGGTCTAGCAGCTTCCAGTTTACCACTAATCAAGAGAATGATTGGCAACCTACAGCGACGCAAACTCAGGACAAGGGCATATGGGTCATTTGGACTTCGACTAGAGACGATCCCAACGGCAACCCGAATGAAGACCTCTATCAGCGCATCACTGTCTTAGGTGATATAGATCACAACGGCGCTATTGACATTTCCGACTTGGGCAAAATTTCCATGGCTTTGGCAACTGACCCGTACAATTGGCCGCATGGAACGGGGTGGAACGAATGGAATCCCGAGTGCGACCTGAATCTTGACAACAGAGTTAATATTTTGGACATGAGTATTGCTGCGGTGAACTTTGGTCGAACTGCATGA
- a CDS encoding MBL fold metallo-hydrolase: MYLERTFRMSGASLFVKMFTVGLLATNCFLVADKETGKAVVIDPGFERGSEAKTIIDEIERNGFNVKFILNTHGHPDHNGGNQILKERYKAPILIHEQDASLLSDPPADRKLRDGELIEVGNVKLRVVHTPGHSRGSIILLGSDVVFSGDTLFAGSIGRYDLPGGSLDELVNSLKSKILTLPDHFKVYPGHGPVSTIGEERKNNPFLQSFDWTVFR, translated from the coding sequence GTGTATCTAGAACGAACTTTCAGGATGAGTGGGGCTTCGTTGTTTGTCAAAATGTTTACTGTTGGGTTGTTGGCGACCAACTGTTTCTTAGTGGCGGACAAAGAAACAGGTAAAGCTGTCGTTATTGATCCGGGATTCGAGAGGGGGTCTGAGGCGAAGACCATCATTGACGAGATTGAACGCAATGGGTTCAATGTTAAGTTCATCCTTAACACGCATGGTCATCCTGACCACAATGGTGGAAACCAGATTCTGAAGGAGCGCTACAAGGCGCCCATTCTTATCCATGAGCAGGACGCTTCTTTGCTGAGTGATCCTCCAGCGGACAGAAAGCTTCGCGACGGGGAATTGATAGAAGTCGGCAACGTGAAATTGAGGGTCGTTCACACGCCGGGGCATAGCAGGGGAAGCATAATCTTGCTCGGCTCTGATGTGGTTTTCTCGGGTGACACCTTGTTTGCGGGTTCAATTGGCAGATATGATCTTCCAGGCGGTTCACTGGATGAGTTGGTGAATTCTCTGAAGAGCAAGATTTTGACGCTGCCAGACCATTTTAAGGTCTACCCAGGTCACGGCCCAGTTTCAACTATCGGTGAAGAGCGGAAGAATAACCCGTTTCTGCAGAGTTTTGACTGGACAGTGTTTAGATAG
- a CDS encoding HAD family hydrolase, with product MIGEQLAMRIKAVLFDLGGTLVDTPSDFDYENLLVPLHQSLVKNGVVVPFDEYRKVHVGIRDRIWSEDSLKEVAFASIICEALGRLGYSFQFTDKLILDATEAFMEPWIQARTMEEDVPSVLGRLKERFKVGVVSNFSCSSAVWKTLERFGVLTFFDVVVVSVDVGWRKPSSRIFQAALRELGVSASETVFVGDELDHDVEGAKKVGMYAVWLRRPSSIETVGRIKADGTIGKLEELFSVLRRFELAE from the coding sequence ATGATTGGAGAACAGCTAGCTATGCGAATTAAGGCGGTGTTGTTTGATCTTGGCGGCACGCTTGTGGATACTCCGTCCGATTTCGATTATGAGAACCTGCTAGTTCCGCTTCATCAAAGTCTCGTGAAGAACGGAGTTGTTGTTCCTTTTGATGAGTACAGGAAGGTTCATGTTGGCATTCGTGACAGAATTTGGAGCGAGGATTCTCTTAAAGAGGTAGCCTTTGCTTCAATAATATGCGAAGCCTTGGGGAGATTGGGCTATTCCTTTCAGTTTACGGACAAACTGATATTGGATGCCACTGAGGCTTTTATGGAACCTTGGATTCAAGCTAGAACTATGGAAGAGGATGTTCCATCTGTTCTTGGCAGGCTTAAGGAGAGGTTCAAGGTCGGAGTTGTGTCTAATTTCTCGTGTTCTTCAGCTGTGTGGAAAACTCTTGAGCGGTTTGGCGTTTTGACATTTTTTGATGTGGTTGTGGTTTCGGTGGATGTGGGCTGGCGCAAGCCCAGTTCGAGAATTTTCCAGGCGGCTTTGCGAGAGCTTGGTGTGTCGGCTTCGGAGACAGTGTTTGTTGGCGATGAGTTGGATCACGATGTGGAGGGTGCGAAGAAGGTTGGCATGTACGCGGTTTGGTTGAGAAGACCCTCTTCGATTGAGACAGTCGGCAGGATCAAGGCGGATGGCACAATTGGTAAGTTGGAGGAATTGTTTAGTGTACTGCGCAGATTCGAGTTGGCAGAGTAA